One genomic window of Persephonella sp. includes the following:
- the purT gene encoding formate-dependent phosphoribosylglycinamide formyltransferase — protein MIGTPLSHNATKILLLGSGELGKEFAIEALRLGIEVIAVDSYEFAPAQQVAQRSYVIDMKNGQQIKNIVYREKPDLIVPEIEAIDTLMLLELEKEGFTVIPSAKATNYTMNRIGIRRLAAEEVGLKTSSYKFASDIETYKKAIKEIGLPAVVKPVMSSSGKGQSIVKSEDQIEKAWYYAQENARGKGGEVIIEEFIDFDFEITLLTVRTQNQGTLFCEPIGHIQVEGDYYESWQPQPMSSAALEKAKDIAKKITDALGGYGIFGCELFVKGDDVWFNEISPRPHDTGMVTMISQNMSEFEIHLRAILGLPVDIKMIVPAGASYCFHAPDWGVAPVYEGVEKALSIPDTKIRIFGKPTTRPKRRMGVALATGNSIEEAREKAKTAAKHMKIVL, from the coding sequence TTGAAGCTTTAAGACTTGGCATAGAAGTAATAGCTGTTGACAGTTACGAATTTGCTCCAGCACAGCAAGTGGCACAGAGATCATACGTTATAGATATGAAAAATGGACAGCAGATAAAAAATATTGTTTACAGGGAAAAGCCTGACTTAATCGTTCCTGAGATTGAAGCTATAGATACACTTATGCTTCTTGAGCTTGAGAAAGAAGGCTTCACAGTTATACCTTCTGCAAAAGCTACAAACTACACAATGAACAGGATAGGAATAAGAAGACTTGCAGCTGAAGAGGTGGGTCTAAAAACATCTTCATACAAGTTTGCATCAGATATTGAAACATACAAAAAAGCAATAAAAGAGATAGGTCTCCCTGCAGTTGTTAAGCCTGTAATGAGCTCCTCAGGGAAGGGTCAGAGCATTGTAAAATCGGAAGATCAGATAGAAAAGGCATGGTATTACGCCCAGGAAAATGCAAGAGGTAAAGGAGGAGAGGTAATTATAGAGGAGTTTATAGATTTTGACTTTGAGATAACCCTTTTAACTGTCAGAACTCAAAATCAGGGAACCCTTTTCTGTGAACCTATTGGTCATATTCAGGTTGAAGGGGATTATTATGAGAGCTGGCAGCCTCAACCTATGAGTTCTGCTGCCTTAGAAAAAGCAAAAGATATAGCAAAAAAAATAACAGATGCCCTTGGAGGATACGGTATATTCGGGTGTGAACTTTTTGTAAAAGGTGATGATGTGTGGTTCAACGAAATATCTCCAAGACCCCATGACACAGGTATGGTAACCATGATATCCCAAAATATGTCAGAGTTTGAGATACATTTACGGGCTATATTAGGTCTTCCTGTTGATATAAAAATGATAGTTCCTGCAGGTGCTTCTTACTGCTTCCACGCTCCTGATTGGGGAGTTGCTCCTGTTTATGAAGGCGTTGAGAAGGCTCTTTCTATTCCTGATACAAAAATAAGAATATTTGGTAAACCAACCACCAGACCAAAAAGAAGAATGGGCGTTGCACTTGCAACCGGAAACAGTATAGAAGAAGCAAGAGAAAAAGCAAAAACAGCTGCTAAGCATATGAAGATAGTATTATGA
- the purH gene encoding bifunctional phosphoribosylaminoimidazolecarboxamide formyltransferase/IMP cyclohydrolase yields the protein MKKRALISVSNKAGVVEFAKNLVDLGFEIISSSGTARVLKENGIPVIEVSQITGFPEIMGGRVKTLHPKIHGGLLAVRDNPEYMKQLEEQGIQPIDIVAINLYPFEETVKKGADLDEIIENIDIGGPAMVRASAKNHKFVTVVVDPEDYDFVIKELKEKGETSIETKRKLALKAFRHTAFYDSVISEVLNQKFGINEKFPEELCIPVRKRSSLRYGENPHQEAAVYVSPTENNGLSIAESEVLHGKEMSYNNFLDVEAAVNLVKEFDETACVIVKHNNPCGVAVRDNQVDAYTEALSRDPKSAFGGIVAFNKPVELETAKVLTEIFLEVVIAPDFEEEALRFLTDKKKNLRIVKIKNFEKQPEGLDYRRISGGMLIQDMDLRLYSEWKVVTDREPSPQEINDLLFAWKVVKHVKSNSVVIAKDKATVGIGPGQTSRVDSLETALKKANEFGFSTDGSVLASEAFFPFRDSIDEAAKHGIKAVIQPGGSIRDKEVIQAANEHGIAMVFTGMRHFKH from the coding sequence ATGAAAAAAAGGGCTCTGATCTCTGTGTCAAACAAAGCAGGTGTTGTTGAGTTTGCTAAAAATCTTGTTGATCTTGGTTTTGAGATCATTTCTTCTTCAGGAACAGCAAGGGTTTTAAAAGAAAACGGTATTCCCGTTATTGAGGTTTCCCAGATCACAGGATTTCCTGAAATAATGGGAGGCAGAGTTAAGACTCTCCACCCAAAGATACACGGTGGTCTTCTCGCAGTCAGGGATAATCCTGAGTATATGAAACAGCTTGAAGAACAGGGAATACAACCTATAGATATTGTTGCAATCAACCTTTATCCATTTGAGGAAACTGTTAAAAAGGGGGCAGACCTTGATGAGATTATCGAAAACATAGATATTGGCGGACCTGCCATGGTGAGAGCCTCAGCAAAAAATCATAAATTTGTGACTGTTGTTGTTGATCCAGAAGATTACGACTTTGTGATAAAAGAGCTTAAGGAAAAAGGAGAAACATCTATAGAAACAAAAAGAAAACTTGCTTTAAAAGCTTTCAGGCATACGGCGTTTTACGACAGCGTGATATCAGAAGTTTTAAATCAAAAGTTTGGGATAAATGAGAAATTTCCAGAGGAGCTCTGTATTCCTGTCAGAAAAAGATCATCTCTCAGGTATGGTGAAAATCCACATCAGGAAGCTGCCGTGTATGTATCCCCAACTGAGAATAATGGGCTTTCTATCGCAGAGAGTGAAGTTTTACACGGAAAAGAAATGTCTTACAACAACTTTTTAGATGTTGAGGCTGCTGTAAATCTGGTAAAGGAGTTTGATGAAACAGCCTGCGTTATTGTGAAACATAACAACCCCTGCGGGGTAGCTGTAAGAGATAATCAGGTTGATGCTTACACAGAAGCACTCTCAAGGGATCCTAAATCTGCTTTTGGGGGAATTGTTGCTTTTAACAAACCTGTTGAGTTAGAAACGGCTAAAGTGCTAACTGAGATATTTTTGGAGGTGGTAATCGCTCCTGATTTTGAGGAGGAGGCTTTAAGGTTTTTAACAGATAAAAAGAAAAATCTCAGAATTGTAAAGATAAAAAACTTTGAGAAACAGCCTGAAGGTCTTGATTACAGAAGAATAAGTGGAGGAATGCTCATTCAAGATATGGATCTTAGGCTTTACAGTGAGTGGAAGGTTGTTACAGATAGGGAGCCATCACCTCAAGAGATTAATGATCTTCTTTTTGCCTGGAAGGTTGTTAAGCATGTTAAATCAAACTCTGTAGTGATAGCAAAAGATAAAGCCACTGTAGGTATAGGTCCCGGACAGACCTCAAGGGTAGACAGTCTTGAAACAGCATTGAAAAAAGCAAACGAATTTGGATTTTCAACTGATGGATCGGTTCTGGCATCTGAGGCATTTTTTCCTTTCAGAGATAGTATTGACGAAGCTGCAAAACATGGAATTAAAGCTGTTATTCAGCCTGGAGGATCTATAAGAGACAAAGAAGTAATTCAGGCTGCAAACGAACACGGAATAGCGATGGTTTTCACAGGAATGAGACACTTCAAACATTGA
- a CDS encoding aspartate-semialdehyde dehydrogenase, whose amino-acid sequence MKNYNIAVLGATGAVGKTMLKVLEERSFPVGEIRLLASEKSAGKEIEFMGLKYKVQPVSPEAFEGIDIALFSAGGSRSKQWAPIAVEKGAVVIDNSSAFRMEDDVPLVVPEVNPEDVKWHKGIIANPNCSTIQMVVALYPIHKAKKIKRVIVSTYQAVSGAGATAIKDLEEETRAYFEGKYYYPEALPNHIAFNVIPHIDVFLDNDYTKEEMKMFHETRKIMHAPDINVSATCARVPVFYGHSEAVVIETENPITPEEAREILKNAPGVILEDDPKNNIYPMPIEVAGKDEVFVGRIRKDLAFENGLSMWVVADNLRKGAATNAVQIAELLIEYNLI is encoded by the coding sequence ATGAAAAATTATAACATTGCAGTGCTTGGAGCGACAGGAGCTGTTGGAAAAACAATGCTGAAAGTTCTTGAAGAAAGAAGTTTTCCTGTTGGTGAGATAAGACTTTTAGCATCAGAAAAGTCAGCAGGTAAAGAGATTGAGTTCATGGGATTAAAATACAAAGTGCAGCCGGTTTCACCAGAAGCATTTGAAGGAATAGACATAGCTCTCTTTTCAGCAGGGGGATCAAGAAGTAAACAGTGGGCTCCTATTGCTGTAGAAAAAGGGGCTGTAGTGATAGACAACAGTTCTGCTTTTAGAATGGAAGATGATGTTCCCCTTGTTGTTCCTGAGGTCAATCCTGAAGATGTAAAATGGCATAAAGGGATAATAGCAAACCCTAACTGCTCAACAATACAGATGGTGGTAGCCCTTTATCCTATACACAAAGCAAAAAAGATAAAAAGGGTGATTGTTTCAACATATCAGGCTGTATCAGGAGCAGGAGCAACGGCTATAAAAGACCTTGAGGAAGAAACAAGAGCTTACTTTGAAGGTAAGTATTATTATCCAGAAGCTCTACCTAATCATATAGCATTTAATGTCATTCCCCACATAGATGTGTTTCTTGACAATGATTACACAAAAGAAGAGATGAAAATGTTCCATGAGACAAGAAAGATAATGCATGCTCCAGATATAAATGTCTCTGCCACATGTGCGAGAGTTCCTGTTTTTTATGGGCACAGTGAGGCTGTTGTAATTGAAACAGAAAATCCTATTACACCGGAAGAAGCAAGGGAAATTCTAAAAAACGCACCGGGAGTTATACTTGAAGATGATCCCAAAAATAATATTTATCCTATGCCTATTGAAGTGGCTGGAAAAGATGAGGTATTTGTAGGAAGGATAAGAAAAGATCTTGCGTTTGAAAACGGTCTTTCCATGTGGGTTGTGGCAGATAACCTTAGGAAAGGAGCAGCAACAAACGCTGTTCAGATAGCAGAACTCCTTATAGAATACAACCTTATATAA
- a CDS encoding ankyrin repeat domain-containing protein produces the protein MRFLYTFFILFFIIALPSSLTADEKPKTIEELKERLKKKEGKPPLNRAVAEGNIKLIKELIQKGADINSKDAIGWTPLHEAAFRGNVEIVEYLVKHGADVNAKDDNWETPLHLASGQGNLNTIKVLLKYGADINARTKNGSTPLHYAARHGHPHVVKYLVKEGAEINAVDGDGDTPLHEAVFWGHKDVAKVLIELGADPDIKDKYGYTPRDYTQDPEFLKILRKR, from the coding sequence ATGAGATTTTTATATACATTCTTTATATTATTTTTTATTATCGCACTGCCCTCCTCCCTTACAGCAGACGAAAAACCTAAAACCATTGAAGAACTAAAAGAAAGACTCAAAAAAAAGGAAGGCAAACCTCCATTAAACAGAGCTGTTGCTGAAGGAAATATAAAATTAATAAAAGAACTGATCCAGAAAGGAGCAGATATAAACAGCAAAGATGCCATCGGCTGGACACCTCTACACGAGGCTGCATTTCGTGGAAATGTAGAAATAGTTGAATACCTTGTAAAACATGGGGCAGATGTTAATGCCAAAGATGATAACTGGGAAACCCCACTACACCTTGCATCAGGACAGGGAAACCTGAATACCATAAAAGTCCTTCTAAAATACGGAGCAGACATTAATGCACGGACAAAAAACGGTTCAACCCCTCTACATTACGCCGCAAGACACGGGCACCCCCATGTTGTGAAATATCTGGTAAAGGAAGGAGCAGAAATAAACGCAGTTGATGGAGATGGGGATACACCCCTCCATGAAGCTGTGTTTTGGGGTCATAAAGATGTTGCAAAAGTGTTAATAGAATTAGGAGCAGATCCGGATATAAAAGATAAATACGGATATACACCAAGAGATTACACACAGGATCCTGAATTTCTTAAGATTTTGAGAAAAAGGTAG
- a CDS encoding ankyrin repeat domain-containing protein, translating to MWSKKTVLLVLFIPFLTMMPSIEKNLTVSRAVAETREKLNRKLFEAIKMGDAELVEELIEKGADVNARDKNNYTPLLRAVSRGNLKIVKILIEHGADIKAKEKFFGYAPIHIAAMKGYTEIVKLLINHGADVNVKDKYGDTPLHLAALEGHEDVVKLLIENGADVNALNARRWTPLHKAALTGKVGVARILIENGAKVNVFGRSKETPLHLAVMRKHKKMVLFLIKKGADINAKDIRKRTPLDYARVEDLKKLLQKLGGKRGSEIF from the coding sequence ATGTGGTCTAAAAAAACAGTTCTGCTTGTTCTTTTCATACCTTTTTTAACCATGATGCCTTCAATTGAAAAGAACCTGACAGTTTCAAGGGCTGTAGCCGAAACACGGGAAAAACTTAACAGGAAACTTTTTGAAGCCATTAAAATGGGAGATGCTGAACTTGTTGAAGAGCTTATAGAAAAAGGTGCAGATGTTAACGCAAGAGATAAAAATAACTACACACCCCTGTTAAGAGCTGTAAGCAGAGGAAATTTGAAAATTGTAAAAATTTTGATAGAACACGGGGCAGACATAAAAGCCAAAGAAAAGTTCTTCGGATACGCACCTATACATATAGCAGCTATGAAGGGATACACCGAGATAGTAAAACTTCTTATAAATCACGGGGCAGATGTTAATGTAAAAGATAAATACGGGGATACCCCCCTACACCTTGCTGCTCTTGAAGGTCACGAAGATGTTGTAAAATTATTAATAGAAAACGGTGCAGATGTTAATGCGTTAAACGCAAGAAGATGGACTCCTTTACATAAAGCTGCTTTGACAGGAAAAGTAGGTGTTGCCAGAATACTTATAGAAAATGGAGCAAAGGTAAACGTTTTCGGTAGATCAAAGGAAACCCCTCTACATTTAGCTGTAATGAGAAAACATAAAAAAATGGTTCTTTTTTTGATAAAAAAAGGAGCCGATATAAATGCTAAAGATATTAGGAAAAGAACACCCCTTGATTATGCAAGAGTTGAAGATCTAAAGAAACTGCTCCAGAAACTGGGAGGGAAAAGGGGAAGTGAAATTTTTTAA
- a CDS encoding ankyrin repeat domain-containing protein, whose protein sequence is MKRFYKLLIGVVLFTFPVVSVYGKTKAELNKKLTEAISQENVKAVKKLIEEGASVNVKNIIGNTPLHLATIKGDINLVKILINKGANINAQNLEGWTPLHEAAFLGYEEIVKLLLDNGADVYAKNSDGDTPLHLAALGGHPTVVQILIEAGSPINTQNSNGWTPLHHAAYRGEYEVAKILLENGADPNIKDKDGDIPLHKAVVQRKFNLVKLLVQKGSYINARNNKGKTPLHLALAGSDIKVVKFLINNGADVNAQDNDGWTPIHEATFRGKLELVKLLVEHNANVNARENKYGDYVLHVSARNGDWHITEYLIKHGAKVNVKDEYGDTPLHIAALEGHLKVAQVLIKHGADINAKNNKGWTPLFKAAMAGKIDVAKLLIKHGADVNLKGKYKETPLHLAVLRRQTEMVKFLIKHGADVNAKDLRGRTPLDYAKVPEIKEILLKAKAKHI, encoded by the coding sequence TTGAAAAGATTTTACAAACTGCTTATAGGTGTGGTTCTGTTTACCTTTCCAGTTGTCTCTGTATACGGTAAAACAAAAGCTGAGCTTAACAAGAAGCTAACTGAAGCAATATCTCAGGAAAATGTAAAAGCTGTTAAAAAGCTAATTGAAGAAGGTGCCAGCGTAAATGTAAAAAACATAATAGGAAACACCCCCCTGCATCTTGCAACAATCAAAGGGGACATAAACCTTGTAAAAATACTTATAAATAAAGGTGCAAACATCAATGCACAAAATCTTGAAGGCTGGACACCCCTCCATGAAGCTGCATTTTTAGGTTATGAAGAAATAGTAAAACTACTTCTGGATAACGGGGCTGATGTTTATGCAAAAAATAGTGACGGAGATACGCCTCTTCATCTGGCAGCTTTAGGGGGCCACCCAACTGTAGTTCAGATACTAATAGAAGCAGGGTCTCCTATTAATACCCAAAATAGTAACGGTTGGACACCTCTTCACCACGCAGCATATAGAGGAGAGTATGAAGTTGCAAAGATACTTCTTGAAAACGGAGCAGATCCAAACATAAAAGACAAAGATGGAGACATACCGCTACATAAAGCTGTTGTTCAGAGAAAGTTTAATCTTGTTAAACTTCTTGTCCAGAAAGGCTCTTACATAAATGCAAGAAACAATAAAGGAAAAACACCTCTACACCTTGCCCTTGCAGGAAGTGACATAAAGGTTGTGAAATTTCTTATAAATAATGGAGCAGATGTTAACGCACAGGATAATGACGGCTGGACGCCTATCCACGAAGCAACGTTCCGTGGGAAATTAGAGCTTGTTAAACTGCTTGTTGAACACAATGCTAATGTCAATGCAAGGGAAAACAAATACGGGGACTATGTTTTACATGTCTCAGCAAGAAATGGGGACTGGCATATTACAGAATATCTTATAAAGCACGGGGCAAAAGTAAATGTTAAAGATGAGTATGGAGATACACCCCTTCACATAGCAGCACTTGAAGGCCATTTAAAAGTTGCTCAGGTTCTTATAAAACATGGGGCAGATATAAACGCAAAAAATAATAAAGGGTGGACACCATTATTTAAGGCTGCCATGGCAGGCAAAATAGATGTGGCAAAACTTCTTATAAAACATGGAGCTGACGTTAACCTCAAAGGGAAATACAAAGAAACCCCACTTCATCTTGCAGTTCTGAGAAGGCAGACAGAGATGGTAAAATTTCTGATAAAACATGGAGCAGACGTCAATGCTAAAGATCTGAGAGGGAGAACACCTCTTGATTACGCAAAAGTTCCTGAAATAAAAGAAATACTACTTAAAGCAAAGGCAAAACACATTTAA
- a CDS encoding bifunctional nuclease family protein produces MIQVKVRNIGLDSLTGSPIVMLANVQNEDEIFPIWIGISEAEGIILKQSGVETPRPLTYDLVKNIIEALGGVVKHVAIVDKKDNAYIAEIVIEKEGEELHIDSRPSDAINIALRFDAPIYLEETVVQKVNIKEIMEASKKQEPKKAETPEVQEIKDQKTEVLEAEPETDKELEEFRKMLENIKPEDFAIKPEDKKEG; encoded by the coding sequence ATGATACAGGTTAAAGTTAGAAATATAGGGCTTGATTCTCTCACAGGTTCTCCTATAGTTATGCTTGCAAATGTGCAGAACGAAGATGAGATATTTCCAATATGGATCGGTATTTCTGAAGCAGAAGGAATTATACTGAAACAAAGCGGAGTGGAAACACCAAGACCTCTCACTTATGATCTTGTAAAAAATATAATTGAAGCATTAGGTGGAGTAGTTAAACATGTTGCCATAGTGGACAAGAAAGATAACGCATATATTGCAGAAATAGTAATTGAAAAAGAGGGAGAAGAGCTTCATATTGATTCAAGACCAAGTGATGCGATAAATATAGCTCTTAGATTTGATGCTCCTATATACCTTGAGGAAACTGTTGTTCAAAAAGTTAATATTAAAGAAATAATGGAAGCGTCCAAAAAGCAAGAACCGAAAAAAGCTGAAACTCCAGAGGTTCAGGAGATTAAAGATCAAAAGACAGAAGTCTTAGAAGCAGAACCTGAAACAGATAAAGAACTTGAAGAATTCAGAAAAATGCTTGAAAACATAAAACCGGAAGATTTTGCTATAAAACCAGAGGATAAAAAGGAGGGGTAA
- a CDS encoding DUF2203 domain-containing protein, protein MRYFTLSEANSILPQIKLLVDEIKEKREKLYKVIDSYEDELEGSNDELEIMYLKTEINETNEEINELIEIIESFGTYVKGIDPFLVDFPALHKGEEIFLCWREGENCIEYWHKVSEGFAGRKHVSLLEDKLPDEKNKNLKGYRSTE, encoded by the coding sequence ATGAGATACTTTACACTTTCAGAGGCTAACAGCATACTACCTCAGATAAAGCTTTTGGTGGACGAGATAAAAGAAAAAAGGGAAAAGTTATATAAGGTAATAGATTCCTACGAAGATGAGTTAGAAGGTTCAAACGATGAACTTGAAATAATGTATCTGAAAACAGAGATTAATGAAACAAATGAAGAAATAAACGAGCTTATTGAGATAATAGAAAGCTTCGGCACTTACGTTAAGGGTATAGATCCCTTTCTTGTAGATTTCCCTGCCCTGCACAAAGGAGAAGAAATATTCCTCTGCTGGAGAGAAGGTGAAAACTGTATAGAATACTGGCATAAAGTATCAGAAGGTTTTGCCGGAAGAAAACATGTCTCATTGCTTGAAGACAAACTACCTGATGAAAAAAACAAAAATCTTAAAGGCTACAGATCAACAGAATAA
- the dxs gene encoding 1-deoxy-D-xylulose-5-phosphate synthase, whose protein sequence is MKNYTVLSRVKDYKDLKKLSEEDLDTLINEIRDYIIDVTSKNGGHIGPSLGVVELTVALLKVFDPEVDRIVWDIGHQAYSWKILTGRKEQFRTLRQYKGISGFLKRTESRYDHFGAGHSSTSISASLGIRKAKDLLKKDGWTVAVIGDGAMTAGQAFEGLNHAGWLDPDKFIVILNDNQISISPNVGALYTYFNRIITNEVFQKSRQTLKEVIKKVFGESGAKIARKFEEYVKGLFAPGIIFEELGFTYVGTIDGHNLAELEKTLENVKKMRGPIIVHVLTQKGKGYTPAEQNPTPFHGISPFDKITGVPIKKVGSPPSWSKVFGKALKELAEKDEKIVAITPAMKEGSGLTEFAEKFPDRFFDVGIAEQHAATFAAGLSAEGMKPVLSYYSTFLQRGYDQVIHDIALQHLPVVIAIDRAGLVGEDGPTHHGVYDIAFLRAIPDIIISAPKDQQELRDLLYTAVNSCKVFAIRYPRGSAIGEEGKGFKEIPIGSWEILEEGKDIAILAVGKYVQRGLEVRKQLKKYGFNPTVVNARFIKPVDDNLLSEILKKHKYIVTMEDGTLNGGFGSAIAEYILDNRYMNELLRFGIPDRFVQHGKIDKLEEELGLLPHQMSEKIKDFIKIEDYKVVG, encoded by the coding sequence ATGAAAAATTATACAGTTCTAAGCAGAGTTAAAGATTACAAAGACCTAAAAAAACTTTCTGAAGAAGATCTTGATACTCTTATAAACGAGATAAGAGATTACATAATAGATGTCACATCAAAAAATGGGGGACATATAGGTCCTTCACTTGGTGTTGTTGAGCTTACCGTTGCACTGCTTAAAGTCTTTGATCCGGAAGTTGACAGAATTGTGTGGGACATCGGTCATCAGGCTTACTCATGGAAAATACTTACAGGGAGAAAGGAACAGTTTAGAACCCTAAGACAGTATAAGGGAATATCAGGATTTTTAAAAAGAACAGAAAGTAGGTATGACCATTTTGGGGCAGGACACAGCAGCACATCTATTTCAGCTTCCCTTGGAATAAGAAAGGCAAAAGACCTTCTTAAAAAAGATGGTTGGACTGTTGCTGTAATAGGAGATGGGGCTATGACTGCAGGACAGGCTTTTGAAGGGTTGAACCACGCTGGCTGGCTTGATCCTGATAAGTTTATAGTGATTTTGAACGATAATCAGATTTCTATTTCCCCAAATGTAGGGGCACTTTACACATATTTCAACAGAATAATCACAAATGAGGTTTTTCAAAAGTCAAGGCAGACATTAAAAGAGGTGATAAAAAAGGTTTTTGGAGAATCAGGAGCTAAGATAGCAAGGAAGTTTGAGGAGTATGTAAAGGGTCTTTTTGCTCCCGGAATTATATTTGAAGAGCTTGGTTTTACTTATGTTGGAACTATAGATGGACATAATCTTGCTGAGCTTGAAAAAACCCTTGAAAATGTCAAAAAAATGAGAGGTCCTATTATTGTTCATGTTTTGACGCAAAAAGGAAAGGGATACACTCCGGCAGAACAAAACCCAACCCCTTTCCACGGTATATCTCCATTTGACAAGATAACTGGCGTTCCTATCAAAAAAGTTGGTTCTCCTCCTTCATGGAGTAAGGTCTTTGGAAAGGCTTTAAAAGAACTTGCAGAGAAAGATGAGAAAATAGTAGCGATAACACCTGCTATGAAAGAAGGTTCCGGTCTCACTGAATTTGCCGAGAAGTTTCCTGATAGGTTTTTTGATGTTGGTATAGCAGAGCAGCATGCGGCAACTTTTGCTGCAGGACTATCTGCTGAAGGTATGAAACCTGTTTTATCTTATTACTCAACATTTCTGCAGAGGGGATACGATCAGGTTATCCATGACATAGCACTTCAACATCTACCTGTTGTTATAGCGATAGACAGAGCAGGTCTTGTTGGTGAAGATGGTCCAACACACCACGGAGTATACGATATAGCATTTTTAAGGGCGATACCTGATATTATCATATCAGCCCCAAAAGATCAGCAGGAACTGAGGGACCTTCTGTATACAGCTGTTAATTCTTGTAAGGTTTTTGCCATCAGGTATCCAAGGGGTTCTGCTATTGGTGAAGAAGGAAAAGGGTTCAAAGAAATACCTATAGGAAGCTGGGAAATACTTGAGGAAGGAAAAGATATTGCAATACTTGCCGTTGGAAAGTATGTTCAAAGAGGTTTAGAGGTCAGAAAACAGCTTAAAAAGTATGGATTTAATCCAACAGTGGTTAACGCAAGATTTATAAAGCCTGTAGATGACAATCTCTTAAGTGAAATTCTGAAAAAACATAAATACATAGTTACAATGGAAGATGGGACTTTAAATGGTGGATTTGGTTCGGCTATAGCAGAGTATATTCTTGATAATAGATATATGAATGAACTTCTTAGATTTGGAATTCCAGATAGGTTTGTCCAGCATGGAAAGATAGATAAGCTTGAGGAAGAACTTGGACTTCTTCCACATCAGATGTCTGAAAAAATAAAAGACTTTATAAAAATTGAAGATTACAAAGTGGTAGGCTGA
- the hisIE gene encoding bifunctional phosphoribosyl-AMP cyclohydrolase/phosphoribosyl-ATP diphosphatase HisIE, which translates to MDKSILSEIKFNSEGLVPVITQSYYTGKVLMQAYANKEAIEKTIETGYATYYSRSRKKLWIKGETSGNKQKIAKIKIDCDGDSILYLVKDYGVACHTGEESCFFRNINLKKEERPDAYEIFHALYEKLLQRKLEKPEGSYVAKLFEKGSDKIIQKVGEEAVETVIALKNKNKDEIIYEASDLVFHLIIALVDAGVKIQDLQEELLKRYR; encoded by the coding sequence TTGGATAAATCTATTCTAAGTGAGATAAAATTCAACTCTGAAGGTCTTGTTCCTGTTATAACCCAGAGCTACTACACAGGCAAAGTCTTGATGCAGGCTTATGCAAACAAAGAAGCTATAGAAAAAACAATAGAAACAGGATACGCAACATACTACTCCCGTTCCCGTAAAAAACTATGGATAAAAGGAGAAACCTCAGGTAATAAACAAAAAATAGCAAAAATAAAAATAGACTGCGACGGAGACAGCATACTATATCTGGTAAAAGATTACGGAGTGGCATGTCATACAGGAGAAGAAAGCTGTTTTTTCAGGAATATCAATCTAAAAAAAGAAGAAAGACCAGACGCATATGAGATATTCCACGCATTATATGAAAAACTTCTCCAGAGAAAATTAGAAAAACCAGAAGGCTCTTATGTTGCAAAACTGTTTGAAAAAGGATCAGACAAAATAATCCAGAAAGTGGGAGAAGAAGCTGTAGAAACTGTAATAGCTTTAAAAAACAAAAACAAAGATGAAATTATATACGAAGCTTCTGATCTTGTATTCCATCTCATTATAGCCCTTGTTGATGCTGGAGTTAAAATACAGGATCTTCAAGAGGAACTACTAAAAAGATATAGATAG